The bacterium genome segment GAACCGGCTGGTTGTCTCTCGGGCGGTACCCAATACAAGCTTCTCGGGCAGTTTCGCTGCCGCCGCGAATCGCGAGAGGCGATCCAGGGAGAATGATGCAAAGTCCTTCGATCGCACGAAGTTGAGCGCCATCTTGTCTCTTGGGAGATACGCGACTGTTGAGACAAAGTCGTAGGCCGGCGCGATCTCCGCCTTTCTTCCGTCTGGGTAGATGAGGGACCAGTTCTTGAGGTGCATATCACCGTTCCCGATGAGTGCGTTGAACACGAGTCGGCGAGTGAATTCCTCGATCGCTGATCCTCCGTCTTCTGCCCAGAGAACTTCAGCGATATTCTTGTAGCTGGCGCGATCGTACTTCTTCTCCGGATAGACGCCGAACACCTGGGCGAAGTCTTCGATATGAATGGCCTCTCCACCAGGTAGTCGGTCGAACCGCTTGATCGCCAAGGCCCTACCCGGCAGATCTCGTACCTCATCGGGCAAGCCTGCCACATCGCTGGGATCGACGAGCTGGATCTCTGGCACATCGATTCCGACCGCTCGTGCCAGATTCAACATCGCGAACTCGTTCTCGGGAACCGCGTTGAACTTGGTGGACGGGAGCTTGACGATCCACTCCCCGCCGACCCCGCCCACGGGAATGGTTAGGCCGCCGTTCGCCTCCGCCACGGCTGAGAACTTCAGCTGGACCCCTGCCAGCGAGAATCGAAGCAGCTGTTTGAACCGCCCCGGGTTTGCCGGAGACTGAGCAGCAGAGTCCTTCCGGGGTTCGACCCTCGAAGCTTCGCGAAACGGTCCTGGAGGCGGATCCTCAGACGTGCCGGGCTGGAGCAATGCCACACGCCTAGAGACCTGCGAGACACGTACGCCTCCCGGCTACTCTCACTGGGAATCCAGCTCGGCTACGTGAGCCATCAGCTTGGCCACAGCGATGTTGCCGTAACGGCCCGACACTATGCCCGCTGGGTCGGCGGGGCGGACTACTGGGGACCACTCCACCTTGGGCCGGGAGAAGTCCCAGCCGACCTCTTGGCGCGAATTCCCTCGGAGTCCCACCAGACTCCCACCAGCGTCGAAATCGCACTCGCCGAAGAACTCTCAAGTCCCCGGAATGGACCCACTGTGTTGTGGCGCGCCCGGCACGACTCGAACGTGCGACCCCCAGTTCCGCAAACTGGTGCTCTATCCAACTGAGCTACGGGCGCTTCCACGGCGATGCCCGAAGGCGGCCTGCAAGCGGCGCGGATCCTAGCGAACCTGGGCCGTGCGGGAAGCTGGCGGAGAGGGTGGGATTCGAACCCACGGTAGGTTTCCCTACACACGCTTTCCAAGCGTGCGCCTTAAGCCGCTCGGCCACCTCTCCGGGTTGATTCCGGCTGTTCGATCTCGGCTCGCGAGTGCTAAATCGCGAGTGTTCACATGGACTTGGCGGAGAGGGGGGGATTCGAACCCCCGGTAGGGTTGCCCCTACGCAGGTTTAGCAAACCTGTGCCTTCAGCCACTCGGCCACCTCTCCCTCCCGGAGCCGCGGGCTCCGGGGACGGCGTAGGATACCGGCTCGTCGGGGGCCCGAAACCCCCGGGGAGAGCCCTGGAAGTGGGGCCTGGCGGCTCCTTGGCTGGTGGCCCTCTCAGCGGCTGGGGATGTCGCGGTCGAGGACTGTCTTTCGCTCGTCACGGCGGGCCGTCTCGATGGCGCGGTCGCAGATCTCGCGGACGAGATCGGAGAGCGGGGCGAGGGCGCGTTCGGAGGTGTTCATGCCGCTACGCGCGCGGATGTAGTCCTTCAGGCGGCTCGCAACGATCAGGATCTCGCGCGGCACGTCGTCGGAAAGAGCGGCTCGAGACGGCGCGGCCGGCGAGGCGGTCGGTGCCGCTGCGGAAGGAGTAGGCGCCTGGTTCGGTGCGATCCGGCGACGGGATTCGCGCGGCTTGGCCGCAGGCTTCGCGGCCTGGGTCGCTGCGGCCTGCTCCTGCTTCCACTTGGCGGCGGTCGGGCTGCATTGTTCCTCGGCCCAGGCCTCGCGGTGGTTCATCGTCGGAAGATGCGCATCCCAGCAACTGACCGTGCAGAACACGAAGGCCGTGTTGCGGCGGTTGCAGGTGGAGACGTTGCAGGTGTAGTACGGCGTCTGGAACGGAATCGTCTCGCGGCACGAGCTGCAGCGGCGCCAGCCTTCGTCACTCATCTGACCTCCTTCGTTCGCCTGCCTCGGCCAGTGCTTCGGCAGATGGGAACGGTAGCCGAAGCGGATTCAGTCCCCCGCCTGCTGGAACACGACCGCCAGGCGCTCGAGCACGAGTTCCTCGCTGCGCGAAACCCTGCGCAAGCCCGCCACGCCACCGGCGGCCTGGGCCACGCTCCGGGCGCGCACGAGGACGGTCTCCTCCAGCCGCACCCGGCCTTCGATACTGAGCTGGGTGAGCAGCGCCTCGACGTAGCCGCGCCAGGCGTGGAACAGGCTCTCGTCGGGTGGGCCGGCCAGCCACTCGGAGAGGAGCTCCAGGCTCTGGGCATCCTGGTCCAGGCCCAGGCTCTGGGCGGCATCGAGGATCGCAGCGCGCTCCCGCGCGTCGAGCTGACCATCGGCCCAGGCGACTTGCACCAACGGGATGAGCCCCAATGCGCGCAGGGTCTGCTCGTGGATGCCGAGTGCCCGGAGCGAGGCATGGAGCGCTTCGTCGCCGAGCGAAGCGTCAGCGGTGAGCACGTGCTCGCTCCAGCGCAGCTCGCGCCGGGCGAAGACCTCGCCGAGGTGCTGGCCGCGAGTCGTGAGCGCCATTCGCGAAGCCAGGATCCGATTCGTGTTGCGGAACAACACGGCGGCAATACGCGGATAGCGGCGAGCGAGCCCATCGATCGCCGCCTGGGAGAGGCGCAGCAGCCGGGCGTCTTCGACCACCTCGGCGTTCGTCGTGTGCTCGCCGTGGAAGAGTCCGGCTTCTCCGATGGTATCGCCACGGTCGTGCAGGGCCGCGACCAGATTGCGATCGCCGGCATCCACCCAGCTTCGCACCGTGCCGGCAATCACCACGTACATGCCATCCGCCGGCTCGCCCGCATGGAAGAGGCGTCGGCCAGCAGGCGCCGTGATCAACGTTCCCATCAGGGCAACGATCCGCGCCTGGGCTTCGCGAAGGCCCTCGAACAAACCGATCGAATGACGCGGATCCTCACCAAGATCGAGGCTGACCAGATCCCAGAGCGTGACGATCCGCATCCGCGCGCAGAGCGCCGGAGTCAGCGTGACATCGGTGAGCCACGCGAAGGCCAGCGCGAAGGCCGCCAGCACACCAATCTCCCGCTGCGTCGAGAGATCACTTGCCAACATGCACAGGAAGCCGACGCAGAGTGCCATGCTCGTCACCGTGACCGGCGGGCCTACCGCTGCGAGGGTGGCGGCCGTGGCCGCCTCCTCGTCGCCCAGCCGCTTGGCATCACGGATGAAGCGGGCGAAGTAGTGGATGGTGTCGTCCACCGCGATGCCCAACACGATCGGTGCGATCAAGCTGGTGCCCGGGTTCAGGCTGACACCCGACCAGCCGAGGGCGCCGAAATAGACGCCGACCGGCACGACGTTCGGTAGCAGGGCGACCAGGCCGACCCGGAAGGAAACGAAGAGCGCGGCCAGGACGAGATAGATGATCACGAAGGCCGCAAGTACGGCGCGTGTCTGCCCGCGGATGATCTGGTCGAGGGCGCCGCTGACGATGATCGACGTACCGGTCACCCGCGCGTCGATCGAGTCTGGAAGCTCGGCGAGCCGTGCATCGATACGCCGGCTCAACGCGGTGACCTCGTCGGAATCGATCACCTTCGCGCGCACCCGTACGATCGTTCGCTGATAGGCCACGTCGACCAGATTGCGCAGCTCGCGGCTCTCGCCGAAGAGCAGGATCTGGCTCACCAGGCGCTGGCGCTCAGGCAGCACGAACGATTCTGGATCGTTCTCGTGGAAGCCTCGGTTCAAGAGCTTCAGGTGGTCGACCAGAGAGGTTGTTTCGCCAACGGACGGATCCTCGGCGAGCCAGGCCTGGAGCGCTTCGATCTCCTGCAGATGCTCCGGGCGCTTGAAGGTATCGCGCGTCTCGCCTTCGAGGACGATCAGCAGTGGGTTGGCACCGCCTAACCTCTCGTTGACGGCCTCGAAATCCTGGCGTACCGGAGCGTCCGCCGGGAACTTGCGGATCTGGTCGGAACCCACACGGATGGAAGCTGCGCCGAGCAGGGCGATGGCCAGGGTGGCCGCGAAGGCACCGAAGATCCATGGACGCCGCCGCACGGCGAAGTGCGCGACACGAGCTGCGACCGACTCACTGCGACCTGTCGCCGGGGGGAGGCGCTTCGGCAGGGGCAGGAAGGCCAGTACCGCTGGCGTGAGCGTAAGAGCAGCCACCACGGTGAAGCCGACGCCGATCACCGAGAGTACGCCGAACTCGCGCACCGCCGGCAGCGGCGAAAGCACCAGCGTGGCGAAACCGATCGCGGTGGTCAGGCCAGTCAGCAGGACCGGCAGTTGCACCTGGCTCGTTGCCAGGCCGGCACGCGCCGCAGGGCTCTCCGCTTCGACCTCGTAGTATTCGCTGACGACGTGGATGGCGTAGGAGATGCCAAGTGTCGTCAGCAGAACGGGGACCAGCACCGTGATGGCGTTCAGGCCGTGCCCGGTCGCCACCACGAACGCCAGCGTCCAGACGACGGCCACCGCCACGGTAGCGAGCGGCAACAGCACGCCACGCACGGTGCGGAAGGCCAGCAGCAACACGAGAGATACGGCAGCCAGGATCAGCCCCGGCAGCAGCAGCGTCTCGCGAACGAGGACTCGCGCGTTGGCTTCACCCAGGTGCGGGCCGCCCGTCAGCCAGATCTCGGCATCCCCCGCTGCTTCGTAGGCGATCGCCAGCACGCGGTCGCTGACCTCGCGCTCCTGGTACTCCCGGCTGGTCAACGGCACGAGCGTCAGCAGGAGGGCCGTCGCCGCCTCGTCCTCCGCCACCAGGCTTCCGGAAGTGAACGGATTGTCCATCACCGCGGCGCGCAATGCCGCGAGGCCCTCGGCGTCGCGAGGAATGGCGGCCACGAAGGGGCCGATCTCCAGCCCTTCTTCGGTGCCGACGACATTCACCGCCGTGGTCAGGGACGTGACGCTGCGAATCTCTTCCATCGCCGTCAAGCGACGGGTGATCTGGTCAATGCGCTCGAGCGCATCGGTCGTGAAGAGGTCTTCCGTCGCGAACCCCAACACCAGGCTGTCATCGGCGCCGAAGCGCTGCCGCGTCTCGTCCAGGAAGGTTCGTTCCGGATCGTCCTCGGGAAGCAGGCTTTCGATCCCGGGCTCGATGACGAGGCGTACGCGTCCGGTCCCCGGATCGACCAGCACCGCCAGCGCGAGAAGCGTCGCTGCGAATACGGCGGCCAGCACCCAGCCGGCGTGCCGTCCGATCAACTCGCCTAGCGTCACGGCTCAGTCCACCGAGCGGCCGAGCGTGGCGAGTTCGAAGATCCGTCGTTTGATCTTCACGTCGACCTCGAGAGACGTCACCTCGAGGCTCGTCGTCGAGCCCTCCAACACGTCCTCCATACTCAGCCGGCTGGGGATGCGAACGCCGTCGCGCTCGATCGTGGAGTCGAGATCCGCCCGCATCACCTTTCGAAGGCTGCCTCCGGGCGCGAACATCTCGCTCTTCATCGGAATGCAGGTCTCCTGGGTGACGTAGGTGACGACCTTTTCGTAGGCGGATCCGCCCTCGGGTGCCTTCTTCTGGACGAACGCGTCTGCCACGACACCGTCCAACTCGACGGGCGCCAGGCGCTCGGTAGCCCCAGCCAACGCCAGCCCCTGGAGCTGTTGGAAATCCTCATAGGTGAAATCGCTCCCGAAGAGCGAGCCAGAAACCGAGTGCGAGTTGATGCGTCGGCTCTTCTTCAACTCCGGCGAGTAGAGAAAGAGATCGGTGCCATCGTCACGCTCGATCAGAAGAACCGACGCCCCGCGCACGTCTTCGGGGCTCGTCACCTGGATCAAGACCCGCGAGCGCTTCGCCTTGAACCGCTTCCACCAGATCTTCGCGGTGAGCTGACGCGACGAGCCGCCGCGATCCTCGGTGCGCAATGTCACTTCCTGGATGCTGCTCTCTTCCGGAAAGTTCTCACGCACGCAATCGGCCAGGGCATCGAGCCCTTCTTCCGCCTGCGTGGGGCTTCCAAGCAGCAACGACAGGAGAATCAGTAGCCAGGGGGATCGGCGCGGCAATCGGTTCATCCCGCGAAATGTAGGCCAGGAGGCCTGCCGGCGGGCTAGGGCCGGCTGACCCAGATGGCGCCGGACTCGCCGGCCTCGAGCGACCATTCCTGGCGATCCGGGCTGCATCCACCCATCGTGACCAACTCAGCAGTGTTCGGGCCGTTCGTCCCCGTGTTGTGGGCGTAGACCGAGATCGTCGTACGCTCCCCAGGCTTCAGATTGAAGGTATGGACGAGGCAATCATCGGGATGGCAGCCGTTGTTCAGGTTGCGTCCCGGGGCCACGATCTGGCCGCCCACGCCCAGCGAGACGATATCCCCGTCCGCAATGCCGTGATCGTGCAGGAGCACCTGGATCGCATCGCCAGAGCAGACCCGATCGTCGAGCCCGCCTGTGTTGCGCGGGGGCGGCATCAGCGGCGGCTCCTGGATGTGGAACTCGCGGATCTTCCGATCCCGCTTGCCATTGGGATCCGTGAGGCGGATCGAAAGCGCATAGCGGCCAGGACGAAGCCCGCTGGTATCCACCATGAACGCACGGTTCACCGTCTCCCCGCCATCGGAACTGAAGGATTGCCGGCCTAGCACGGCGCCCTTGTTGTTGGAGAGTTCGAGCGTTCGCGAGCCCTTCAGGCCTTCGCCGAGTTCGACCACCACCGGAACGAAGACCTGGGTGCTCTGGGGCACCCGGTTGACCGGACTGCCCTGCCCCGTGGTGACGGAGACCGCGATGATTTGATCACGCACGTCCACCGTGCGCACGGTCTCGCTGCCTTCTCGCTTGCTTCCGTCGGGATGGAAGAGCTGCACCCGGATCTCGAGCTTCCCGCGATACTTGCGGGTCACGGGGAAATGGGCCGTGTGCGTGACGGTCGCGCCCGCCGTATCGGAGATCGGTTCTTCGGCGAAG includes the following:
- a CDS encoding HipA domain-containing protein; protein product: MALLQPGTSEDPPPGPFREASRVEPRKDSAAQSPANPGRFKQLLRFSLAGVQLKFSAVAEANGGLTIPVGGVGGEWIVKLPSTKFNAVPENEFAMLNLARAVGIDVPEIQLVDPSDVAGLPDEVRDLPGRALAIKRFDRLPGGEAIHIEDFAQVFGVYPEKKYDRASYKNIAEVLWAEDGGSAIEEFTRRLVFNALIGNGDMHLKNWSLIYPDGRKAEIAPAYDFVSTVAYLPRDKMALNFVRSKDFASFSLDRLSRFAAAAKLPEKLVLGTARETTSRFLTEWGDRKHHLDLSNDQVAAIDKHLNRIPLAQDD
- a CDS encoding MMPL family transporter → MTLGELIGRHAGWVLAAVFAATLLALAVLVDPGTGRVRLVIEPGIESLLPEDDPERTFLDETRQRFGADDSLVLGFATEDLFTTDALERIDQITRRLTAMEEIRSVTSLTTAVNVVGTEEGLEIGPFVAAIPRDAEGLAALRAAVMDNPFTSGSLVAEDEAATALLLTLVPLTSREYQEREVSDRVLAIAYEAAGDAEIWLTGGPHLGEANARVLVRETLLLPGLILAAVSLVLLLAFRTVRGVLLPLATVAVAVVWTLAFVVATGHGLNAITVLVPVLLTTLGISYAIHVVSEYYEVEAESPAARAGLATSQVQLPVLLTGLTTAIGFATLVLSPLPAVREFGVLSVIGVGFTVVAALTLTPAVLAFLPLPKRLPPATGRSESVAARVAHFAVRRRPWIFGAFAATLAIALLGAASIRVGSDQIRKFPADAPVRQDFEAVNERLGGANPLLIVLEGETRDTFKRPEHLQEIEALQAWLAEDPSVGETTSLVDHLKLLNRGFHENDPESFVLPERQRLVSQILLFGESRELRNLVDVAYQRTIVRVRAKVIDSDEVTALSRRIDARLAELPDSIDARVTGTSIIVSGALDQIIRGQTRAVLAAFVIIYLVLAALFVSFRVGLVALLPNVVPVGVYFGALGWSGVSLNPGTSLIAPIVLGIAVDDTIHYFARFIRDAKRLGDEEAATAATLAAVGPPVTVTSMALCVGFLCMLASDLSTQREIGVLAAFALAFAWLTDVTLTPALCARMRIVTLWDLVSLDLGEDPRHSIGLFEGLREAQARIVALMGTLITAPAGRRLFHAGEPADGMYVVIAGTVRSWVDAGDRNLVAALHDRGDTIGEAGLFHGEHTTNAEVVEDARLLRLSQAAIDGLARRYPRIAAVLFRNTNRILASRMALTTRGQHLGEVFARRELRWSEHVLTADASLGDEALHASLRALGIHEQTLRALGLIPLVQVAWADGQLDARERAAILDAAQSLGLDQDAQSLELLSEWLAGPPDESLFHAWRGYVEALLTQLSIEGRVRLEETVLVRARSVAQAAGGVAGLRRVSRSEELVLERLAVVFQQAGD
- a CDS encoding outer membrane lipoprotein-sorting protein, which produces MNRLPRRSPWLLILLSLLLGSPTQAEEGLDALADCVRENFPEESSIQEVTLRTEDRGGSSRQLTAKIWWKRFKAKRSRVLIQVTSPEDVRGASVLLIERDDGTDLFLYSPELKKSRRINSHSVSGSLFGSDFTYEDFQQLQGLALAGATERLAPVELDGVVADAFVQKKAPEGGSAYEKVVTYVTQETCIPMKSEMFAPGGSLRKVMRADLDSTIERDGVRIPSRLSMEDVLEGSTTSLEVTSLEVDVKIKRRIFELATLGRSVD